ACTGTTCGTCAGGTTTTCTACGAAAAGAAGATATTTCCCCGTCAATTGCCTATTATCAGGGAAATTTTCACCTGAGACCCGTTCGCCACAGACTGCACTGCGCACCACGCATTTCCTAATTTTCGGCTGTCTCTTAGTTGTGGCGTTGAACGCACAAATTCATATTATTTTTTAAAGGCTTAGCCTAAGTCCAACTTCATTGCAAGCTGCCAGAGACCATTTGTCCGTCGCGGAACGGCGCCAATATGGCCCATTGTTCGAATGTTTCCATTTCTATCGGGATGCAGTTGAGGAGATGATTCAGGTTTACTTCAAATGGTCGAATTTCCGCGTTATTGTTATACTCATAAAATGCTTCCACGCCTTTGGCCTGTGCTTCCGCTTCGGTTGTTGTCATTTGATCTTTATCAAAGGCAGAAACCAAGAGTTTGCCAAATTCTGCAGGTGTGATTGCCGAGTAAGTGATCTTTTTATTGAGTGCGCGAGATAGTGAGTCTGCAGCCAGTTGCGGTTCGACTATACTTATAAGGTGAGTAGAATGAACGCTATATTATCCGCTCGCTCTTGCAGCTTCTATAGCAACCCTAACTTCACCCCTTGCAACTTGCCGGCCGCGCGGCCAAATACGCTCTATGACAGACGCTCCTTTAAAGGCCGTGATCATTCCGGTCACGCCGCTTCAGCAAAATTGCACGCTTCTATGGTGCACCAAGACCAACAAAGCCGCGCTTAGCGATCCGGGAGGTGATCTTTCGCGGCTTAAGGCAGCGGTGGCGGAACATGGGGTGGAGCTTGAGAAAATCATCATCACCCATGGCCATCTCGACCATTGCGGGCAGGCCGGTATGTTGGCGGAGGAATTGGGCTTACCGATTGAAGGTCCGCACAAGGATGACCTGTTCTGGATCGAGCAGTTGGATGGCGATGGCGCGCGGTACGGGATGGAAGCGAAAAGCTTTGAGCCGGATCGGTGGCTGAATGATGGCGACACGGTCACGGTTGGCGATTTGGTGCTCGATGTCATTCATTGCCCCGGCCACACGCCGGGTCATGTAATTTTCTATCATCAGCCGTCCAAGCTGGCCGTTGTTGGTGATGTTCTCTTTCAGGGCTCGATTGGCCGTACCGACTTTCCGCGCGGCAATCATCAGGATCTGATCAACGCCATCACCCAGAAGCTCTGGCCGCTGGGTGATGATGTGACCTTCATTCCCGGCCATGGTCCGACCAGCCAGTTTGGCTATGAGCGCAAGACCAATGCCTTTGTTGCCGACGACGTGCTCGCCGCGCGATAGGGTCAGCGCTGTCGCTGCGGCGAAGGATATCGGGCTTCTAGCTATGCCCGATGCTGATCTACCAAAATTGGATTGCCATCGGGATCAATGATCGTAAAGCTGGCAGGACCGCTTCCGTCAGGATCAGCTTCTGTGGTGAATTCGACGCCCTTCGCCTTCAGTGCCTTTTGCAGATCACGAATATCAGTAAAGTCATCGACATTTTCGGCAGCTTCATTCCATCCGGGATTGAAGGTCAGAATATTGTCCGGAAACATATCCTGAAAGAGACCGATCACCGTGTCGCCATTTTTCAGGATCAACCAATTTTGCTCGCTATCGCCGCCAAATGGCGCGAAGCCTAGTTTCCTGTAAAATGTCTCCGATGCCTTCAGATCCTTAACCGATAGGCTGATCGAGAAAGCTCCAAGTTGCATAGTCATTTCCTTTCATAGGGTGGGACGAGGCTTTACGCTTTTGCTGGCAGCAGTTTCGGATTGCGAAGAAGCGCAGCGGACAGCAAAGATATGATCAGGCCGACCGGGAAAATCTCCAGGAAGGTGATCGGTATCCGAATATAAGACACGCCATAATTGGCTTTCAGATCTTCCATCTCAGCCACGAAACTATCGAGCGCTGCGCCGCTCAGCCCGTCTGCTTTGCGGGCCTCGATCATCATCGCCGTATAGCTGTCGATAAATGTATAGTTGGTGCTGAAAAGATAAATCTCCCACGCACAGACATAGATGATGCCGGCAACGACCGAGATGGCAAGGCCAAGGCCGAGCGCGGGGAGGAATTTGATGACCCCGCCCAACTGCTGATCACGATAGCGTTTGACGCCGATAAATATCATCGACAGGGCGATGATCATGATGAGATAGCCGAAAAATTCCGATCCGGCGAAATCATTGCCGTCGCTCGACGCCAGCCCGAGAATGATTGTGCCGATGACAATGGTCCCGGACAGGATTCCGTATATCAGCGCAATTTTCGTCATGTTGTTTCTGGTCTCGGTCATGAAATTTCCCTCCTGTTGTGAGAAGGTTATGCCGGAAAAACCTTGCCAGGAATATCACCCGGATGGGTGATTGGGCTAAAATCACCCCGATATATTAGGGAATAAGGTGCAGGGACTTGGCCTTTTCGATCGCTAATACCCGGCGATCGACGGACAGTTTTTCGAAAAGATGGGCGATATGGGTTTTGATCGTATTGGGCGAAATGCCAAGGCTGCGTGCAATTTCCTTGTTGGATTGCCCGGTCGCCATGGCCTCCAGCACTTCCAATTCGCGGTTCGAGATGCCGAGCGCTTTTAAGGCCGGATCATTGCGTTCAAACGCTGTGCCGGTTTTCTGGACAGTCAGGCGTTGGCCCACCCAGATGCCAAGAGACACAAACAGGATCGCCAGCACAACGATATAGATGTCGGTCGGAATGGTCTTGAGGAAAAACCGATATTCCAGCCATTGCAGAAAAAAGGCTGCCATCGCCAAGGCTATGGCATAAAATATCGTTCGGCTGAGGACAGTTCTGTTCATCCATGGCCATGATTATGGATGACGGCAGTGGCGTCAATCCCTTTCAAACACGATCTTTATATCCGGATCCATCATCGCGTCGGCCGCCTGGGAGAAGGGCACAGAGCGGGTAATGACATCATCCGGATTGATCGTTCCGCAATGGGCACAGTCTAGGAGATGATCGATCTCTGTACGGGCGTGAACGCGTCCGATCGTGTAAGTAATGCCTTTCATATACATGGAACGGAGCGGTACTTTCGCTTGATTGCTCATGCCCGCGGACACGCCGCTGCAAATGCCGCAGGGCTGCGTTGACCGGATCGCGAAGGTTAGCGCATCAGGCAATCCGGCGGCTTCGACGACTATCGGGAATTCCTCTGTCGCTCTGAGGTCAGGGCTATATTGGGTCTCGATCACTTCTGCGCCCAATGCTTTGGCTTTGGCCAGCCGCCCGGCATCATAATCACGATAGACAATCCGGCCAGCACCCAATGCGCGGGCCGCCTGTACAGAAAATAGTCCAACGCTTTGTGCAAGCCCGGCGACAATCAATATGTCCGCGCCAGGCCGCTGTTTGAGAGGTTCCGCAACGGTGCGATAACCATCACCGGCATTGTCGGATATCGCCGCGGCTCCCGTGATGGAAACCGCGTCCGGAATCTTGACCAGCATGGCATCGGCAAATGGTACGTTGACCAGATCACTCAAACCGCCGCCCCATTTGCGTTCACCAGTAGGCGCGAAACCATAAGCGGCGAACGGCTCGACGCTGGTGCAGGCATTGGTGAAGCCGCGCCGGCAGTTATCACAAGCGCCACAGTTAATCTGAAACGGAACAATCACACGGTCCCCGGGTGCAAAGCCTTTGACCCCGTCGCCAACTTCGACGACTTCGCCGGCAATTTCATGACCGAAAGCAAAGGGTCCTTGCATCGGATACATGCCACTGGCCATGTACAGGTCGAGATCGCATCGGGTGACGGCCAGCGGTTTGACGATCGCTTCACCGTCATTCTGAAGCGTTGGTGCAGGCACCTCGTGCCATTCAAATTGCTTGGGTTTGATGAAAGTGAGCTGATTGATACTGGCCATGATCTGAGTTCCTTTGCTCCCGATATTTGAACAGGCTACGGGATGTTGGAATGACCAGAATTGAATAGCTATTATTCATTTATGAATGGCAATTCTTGGCCTATGGTGATTGCATGACTATCGACTGGGATACAGTGCGCTGCTTCATTACGGTTGCGGAGAAAAAGTCTCTCATGGCCGCTGCCGAGACCTTGGGAATGTCCAATGCGACATTGGGGCGAAAGATTGATGCGCTGGAAATGGCAACCGGATTGCAGCTCGTCCTGCGCGGGCCTGGCGGTGTGACATTAACGGACCAAGGCGTCGAGATGCTCGCCCTGGCCAAAGCAGGCGGCGATCAC
This DNA window, taken from Parasphingorhabdus litoris DSM 22379, encodes the following:
- a CDS encoding response regulator transcription factor; the encoded protein is MNRTVLSRTIFYAIALAMAAFFLQWLEYRFFLKTIPTDIYIVVLAILFVSLGIWVGQRLTVQKTGTAFERNDPALKALGISNRELEVLEAMATGQSNKEIARSLGISPNTIKTHIAHLFEKLSVDRRVLAIEKAKSLHLIP
- a CDS encoding MBL fold metallo-hydrolase, translating into MTDAPLKAVIIPVTPLQQNCTLLWCTKTNKAALSDPGGDLSRLKAAVAEHGVELEKIIITHGHLDHCGQAGMLAEELGLPIEGPHKDDLFWIEQLDGDGARYGMEAKSFEPDRWLNDGDTVTVGDLVLDVIHCPGHTPGHVIFYHQPSKLAVVGDVLFQGSIGRTDFPRGNHQDLINAITQKLWPLGDDVTFIPGHGPTSQFGYERKTNAFVADDVLAAR
- a CDS encoding VOC family protein, which gives rise to MQLGAFSISLSVKDLKASETFYRKLGFAPFGGDSEQNWLILKNGDTVIGLFQDMFPDNILTFNPGWNEAAENVDDFTDIRDLQKALKAKGVEFTTEADPDGSGPASFTIIDPDGNPILVDQHRA
- a CDS encoding DUF4199 domain-containing protein; amino-acid sequence: MTETRNNMTKIALIYGILSGTIVIGTIILGLASSDGNDFAGSEFFGYLIMIIALSMIFIGVKRYRDQQLGGVIKFLPALGLGLAISVVAGIIYVCAWEIYLFSTNYTFIDSYTAMMIEARKADGLSGAALDSFVAEMEDLKANYGVSYIRIPITFLEIFPVGLIISLLSAALLRNPKLLPAKA
- a CDS encoding zinc-dependent alcohol dehydrogenase; the encoded protein is MASINQLTFIKPKQFEWHEVPAPTLQNDGEAIVKPLAVTRCDLDLYMASGMYPMQGPFAFGHEIAGEVVEVGDGVKGFAPGDRVIVPFQINCGACDNCRRGFTNACTSVEPFAAYGFAPTGERKWGGGLSDLVNVPFADAMLVKIPDAVSITGAAAISDNAGDGYRTVAEPLKQRPGADILIVAGLAQSVGLFSVQAARALGAGRIVYRDYDAGRLAKAKALGAEVIETQYSPDLRATEEFPIVVEAAGLPDALTFAIRSTQPCGICSGVSAGMSNQAKVPLRSMYMKGITYTIGRVHARTEIDHLLDCAHCGTINPDDVITRSVPFSQAADAMMDPDIKIVFERD